Genomic DNA from Chitinophagales bacterium:
ACTTTCTATGATGCCGTAACCGGCGTGTCAATAGTCAGGGATCGTATAGCCAAGGTACCCGCCCGCGCTATGGGTAGTTTCGCCCCACAGATAAAGGCTGGCATATTGGTTGATCTGACCACCGCTAACGGGCAGTCTTTGTGGGAGAAACAGAACCCCGGGGAGGCCACTGAGCAGGCAGCTATCGAAGCGTCTGCTGAGGGTACAGAGGATACAACCGATGAGACGGTTGAGGATACTGCCACGGGTGCTGCTGATGGTGCGGAGGAGGAAGCGTCTGTTGAGGACGAACCAGCCGCTGAAACACCTAAAGCAAGCACTGCAGGTAAGCGTACCGGTAGGTTCGGTGGTAAGAAAAATTAAGCTACACTTACTTTATAAATCGGAAAAAGCCCTCATACGTGAGGGCTTTTTTATTTACCTTTGTTGTATGCCAAGCACAGATTACAGAACATCCGACCTGACAACCGCCGATATGGTATTTAATCGGTTACCTTATTTAGATGACGGGGATGCCGGTACGGTAAGTACGGTAAATTCTTTCATATTTGAGGTAATGCACGACCTTGAACCATGTTTCCAGGTAGGGGCATCGGACGCTGATAGGGTAGGACAGGAAACCTATTACACGGTTGTTATGCAAAGCATCATAGCCGATGTAGTGGCATGTTATCTGCTTATGTACAGGTCTATTCAGAACGCCGAGGGTACTTCGGGGTCAACGCCTACAACCCGGTATCTGAAAAGGGCTAAAGCGGGGTCTGCTGAAACTGAGTGGGGGCAATTCTCCGTCAAGGATGGTGTGGGTATGTTCGCTAACATAGATACTACGATAGCTTACTACAAGACGAGTGCAGCACGCCGCGCCCGTGGGTTAGGTTGTATACTTGATGTATGCACCGATTGTACCACTGAGGAATCAGCTAACGGCCTGTATCCAATTATTGTACTAAATAGCTGCGGTTGTTCATGAGTGACTTACTAACACCATCCGATAGGGCTGAGATACGTGCTGCATTGCGGGATGTATCCGATACTTTTAATAAGACTACCATTACCTATAAGAAGTGGGTAGGTAGGGCTACCCGTTTCAGTTCGGGGGATTCAACTTACACTGACTATTCTATATTGGCTTTGGTAGAATACGGTAATTTGGAAAGCGGTAGGTTTATCATACAGGAGTCGGTCAATGATTCGGGTAAACTAAATTCTGCCTCGGTTCGTATAACTATGAATGTGGATTACTTGAATAGTACACACTCTTTGTGGGATGGTACCAACAACGTAGCCCTAATGAACTACGGGGCAGACAGGTTATTCATAGGTGACCAGGAGTATGACATAACGCAGCTTACTTACGATGGCCCACTCGAAGCAAAACCCATTTTATGTATCATCTATGCAGACCCGAAGCCTAATGTTGCTTAATGAAATTATCCGCACATAAGGTAGGTAACTGGAACTCGTTTTCGTTACTGGCAGCCAACCTGCATAAAGAACTGGCCAACGCCCGCATGGTAGTACTAAAACGATGGGCACTTAAGGCTGAGGGTATAGCTAAGGAATTTCTGAACAGCCAGGAACTTGCGCACAATGGTACGTGGCTGCCTTTATCTGTATACACCCGTCAGCGTAAAGCACGGTTAGGTTACCCCGATGATACACTCATAGAGACTACTACTTATTTTCAGGCTATAACATCATTTGTGGTGGGCGATACCGCTAATGCGGGGGTAAAGCGCGGCAAGACGTACCCTAATTTCAAATCAGTTACCACTGCATCCGGTAAGCATAAGAAATTAAAGTCTCAGGAAGGTAATGTCGGCAGGGAGATAGCTACTATAGCTAAGTGGCAGGAGTTCGGTAACGCTGTACTCCCCGCCCGCCCGCTTTGGCAGCCTACATATAAACGGGTTATGGTATGGCATCTGCAGCATAACGATTACAAAAAAGTGGCGATACAGATGCTTGTGAATAAATACCAGGTAGTTACTACCGGCGGTACGCCTAAACCTGTTGGTAGCATATCCAAATACACATTAAAGTAGTATATTGCAGCATGGTAACAGCAGTCACATACGGGGAACTTGACAGGATGTTTGAGGAAGTACTCAGACGCGCCGTAGTAGCTGCCGGTTATTTACCTGACGTGGCTTCTTATATCGGGGACCCCGCAGGTTATGAGGCTGCCAAGGCATCCCTTAAAACTTCATTAGGTGCTAACGGCAGACTGATAGAGGTATTCGGTCCCGGACCGTGGGATAATTATATGGATAAGGCTTCATGCCGCATAGTGGTTACGCGGGAGGGTTCAGCCAAGGGTACCATAGGTGGGACTAATGAGGTGTACTTCACCGCGACATCGGGATCGGGCGCATCGGCTGTTTATTCAAAGTATGCTTACCCCGATGCTACCAATCATGTAAGTTATAGTATCAGGGTAATAACGGACAGTCTTGCTTATGATGAGATAGCTTGCGGGATAGTAGACAAAGCACTCGGTAACAGGAAGTATATAGCTACAGTAGACGCTTCGGGTAACGATACCACCAGTAAGGCCCTCGTGTGTTTTGAGGGGAATGTTGACCTGAGTAGCACACATTTCATGGAGCGCATGTACAGATACCAGGTCAAGGATATATTCATGCAGCCAGCTACACTTATATCATCCGATATACCTGCGTTGACCGAGATAAACCCGGGGCTGTACTTGGGTAATTCTACGGATAGTGTAGACATGTCGGGTGATCCTGATGTAGAATTATCGTACGATACCCCCGCCCCATAGTAAATTAATTCAATTAAAAATACCTGCGATAATAATATTTCTTATATTTGCATCAAGCACTCAACAAAATTTAAAAACACATGGCTACAAATCCAACGGGTAGACCACGGGTAGATATACCGGTAGTTGATTATTCCATACTATACAACACATACGCTAAGGGCGTAACCGGGTTTTTGGGAGTTACGGAGCGCGGTGAACCGAGTAAGGTGTATTCCATAAACTCATGGGCTGAGTACCAGGTTTATTTGGGTGGGCTTATTTCGGGTAACTACTTCCCTTTGTACTGTAAACGTGCATTGGAGCGCGGTGCTAAGTTGCGTATCGTACCTGCAGGTAAGTATACTAATCCTACAGATAAGACTACACTGTCCGGTACCAAAGCGGCCCTTACTATAACGCAGTCTACCGCGTCAGCCGCCGGAGCTACAACCGCTATTACGGCAAGTGCTAATGCATCTGCCGATGGTACGGTGACGCTTACTGTGAAACGTCCGAACGCCGCCGATGTGGTTATAGCATCCGCAGTAGCCATTACAAGCGGTGATACACCTACGGCAATAGCCGCAGCACTTGAATCAGCGATAGATGCCGGTACGGGTACCCACGGTTATTCATCAGACGATACTTCTGCCCCGCAGTTGGATATAACAGCCCCCGCCAGTTTGGGGTCATGGGGCAGTAATTTACAGCTTGTGGTAACCGTTACGGGTGGTGTAACATTTAATTCTTACCTGGTTAATTTCTCAGGAGGTAATTATGCCAATACGAGTGGTGCGGAAGCCGTATTCACCGCAAAGGCAAAGGGTACGGGGTACAATAAAGTTACTGTTGCCTGTACACACACAAATGATCCTGATTATGTTGACCTGACCGTCAGCATATCTGATAGCACAGCCCCGACAGAAACTTACAGGAATGTACCAAGATTGGGTACATCATCTGCCATGGCTACTAAAGTGGCTGAGATACAAGCGGCTTCCATACTACTGTCAACCGTAGAGATAGACAGTGCGTTCGTGTTCACTACGTTCAGTACCGCACTTACGGGTGGTGCTGACGGCACCGCGCTGGTGGCTAATGATTATGCGGGCGATTCATCCCAGGCTACTAATATGCACGCATTCGATGCTGATGTGGACATCACTAAGATATGCGTACCTGCCATAGTCGATGGTACACTCGCCAAGTCTGTAGCAGACTATGTAGATTCCCGCGGGGATATTATGGGTTTGCACCGCACGCCTATAAACGTACCACCCGCAACGGTGTTGGAATATCGTAAGGGTACGGGTGCTTATTCACACACGCCTATAAATAGTTGGGCTAACCTGATGTTCACTGGTGGGTTGGAAGTAGTTAACCCCGCTGACCTTACTAACGTTGAAATATCTGAGATAGCTGACGTAGCAGGTATCATAGCTACTAAGGACAGTCAGTTGGGCGAGCACTACTCGTTTTCTATTGACGGGATCAACACCGTTAGGGGGGCTAACAAAGTACTGGTAAATGTCGGCACAGGTGCTTACGCCGCACAGGCAGACGCGTATAACGATAACGGCATCATACCTGTTATACAGGATGCTACAAAGAACATAAAGGTACAGGGTAATGCTACCCTGTACACCACGCCAAGCCTGCTGCAGAAAGCGGAGGTAGCTGAGCTTATTATCTACGTAAAAAGGTCACTGCGTACAATACTTCCTGCATCTATGTGGAAACCTAACGACCCGCAGACATGGCGTGAGATATACAGGCGCGTAACACCGTTCATATTCAGTCTCATCCGTAACCGTGCGTTATGGAACAAAGAGGAGGATGTTGACCTGTGGTACCAGGGTGACCAAAACGTATCATCTGTTGCTGAGGCGGTGGTTAATAACTCTGCCGATATTGACGCGGGTAAGTATACGGCACGTATATTCCTGCAGCCTAAAGTAGCAGTTAAATACATAGAAATGCCGCTGATCATTGCCAATAGTTCAGTAGACTTCGGTGAATTGCGGGAGGTGGTATCTATTTAACATATTTTGAGTATTCTATAATATAACGCATAATGGCTAACGTAAGTAACGCACAAAAGAGCTTTAATTGGTTGATAGAGGTTAACGGGCTGAACTCTTTCCTGGCTCAGAAGTGTAATGTACCATTACCCGAAATAGGGGCAGTATCTCACGGTGATACCAACTACGATGTGAAAACGGCGGGTAGGATAGCTTTGGAGGACATGGTATTGGAGAAACTTGTACCAGCCCCCGGAGGTGATTCATGGGCAATGACATGGTTACAGACCGCCCGTAACATGGCCACAGGCGGTGGTGCTTTACCTCTTAATTACAAGGCCACGGTGGTTGTACGCGAGCTTTCTGATGACGGTGTTACTATCCTGCGTTCTTTCGTATATACGGGGGCTTGGGTGCGTAAGGTAGAACATTCAGGATTGGATCGTACTTCTGAGGATAATGTTATAGAGACGGTGACCATATCCGTAGACCGGGTAACACAGATATAACATACTACATTTTTCATATGTAAACACCTGTTAAAAATAAACAGGTGTTTATTTTTTTTTGTTACCTTTGGTTACATAAAATGGAATTATGCACACGGTAAAACTACTAAGCGGTATCCCCGCCGTAATCACAAATTTAGGGGGAAAGGAACAGCGTATACTTACTGAGGGCAAACAAGGTCCGACACCCGACAAGATGAACAGGATGTTATTGTCTTTTGTAAAGAAACTCGGGGACGTGACGTTATCTGACCTGAAAGATGATGAACAGTTGAAACTGGTATCCGGGTTATTATCCTGCGATAAGCAGAAATTGTTTATAGCGGCACGGGCGATAACCTATGAGTCCGACCCTAATTATATATTTACCTACGATTACACCGACACGGCAGGTAAGAAGCGTTCAAAGGAAATGCAGATGGACCTGACAGATGGTGTCCCCGAATTTACTGCCAAGAAATTTGACCCATCGTTAATAGCCGGTAGGTCGATAAGTGACCTGCGCATGAACTGGCAGAGTATTCGCGACACCGCCGAGGACTTCGATTGTATGACAGTTGATGAGGCGAAGCAGGCAGCGGTTATGGAGTTTGATGTACCCATTAAGGATGACCCCGTTATAACGGGCGGGCGTGTAAGTATATGTATGATGGGAGAGGCCGGGGCTACTTATATGCAGACGGTGAAACGTTCAGAGATAAGCTCGCATACGCTTCTAATGGCACGCACCCTACGACATTATGTAATAGGCAGTGACATACCCATAAACTCCCGTATAGCCGATATTGATAAAATGCATCAGCTTAACCTGGAATACATAAGACTGGTGCTGCGCATATTTGAGGGTAAGGTAGAAACAGTTGTGGAGTTCGATAAGCCGGAGGATGACAACAGTCTTGGGGAGGGGGCTACCGTACAGATAGACCTGTTACAAGAACTATCTTTTTTCTTCCTTTCGGGTCAGATGTAGACGATATGTATTTTTACCTGACGGTGGGACAGGAAGGGTTGCCGCTTAGTCTGACAGAGTTCGAGGGTATGAGTTTGGGCAGGATACGTACTTATATACGGCTTATGGATGAGCATTACAAGCGTATAAAAGATGCTTACGATGCTGCCAGGAATGGTAAGCCTAAAAATTAAGTCAATTAATATTAAAGGGTGTCGCAAAAACAGACACCCTTTATGCATAAAATACCACAGGTAATGTAACTTTACAATATGAGATTCACAGACAGCGGTTTAGGTTTTGGTATCGCATTTTCCTTGTACGATAACTTCTCGCACACTTCCCGTAAGATACAGGGGGAAATGCGCAGGCTGGAACTCGGGGCAGACAGACTACACGGGCAGGTTAACCGTAGCATGGCTATGGCAGCGGGCGGTGTAGGTATGCTGTTCACTTCTTTCCTGGGACTTAACCAGTTCATAAAGGCTGCCAAGATAGATGCCCGTTTTCAGATGTTGGAGTTCGGTATTGAGAACTTTGTACAGTCTGCTGTAAAAGCTCAGCAGGTTATAGCGGGCATAAAAAAGGACGCACTGCAGAACCCGGTGTTTGAGTATGATGCCATGTTGGAAGCCAACACTATGCTCATATCAGGTGGTGTAGCATCTGAGCAAGCTGCCCGCATAGTAAAAAATATGACAACCATCATGTTTGCTACGGGTAAGGGTAACGAGGAACTACGCCGTATGGGTGTCAACCTGCAACAGTTGGCAATGGGAGCTTTCAATATGCGGGACGTTATACAGTTCGGTTATGCGGGTGTGCCGTTGATCGAACTGTTCAAGCGTTACCTGGGTATGGATATTACGAGTAAGGGGGCAGCCTCAAAACTCACCGTAGACATGGTAGATGAGGTGCTTAAACGTGCCACAGCTTCGGGAACCGTATATGCTAAGTCATTACAACGGGTTATGGAGACGGTGGAAGGTAGGATACGTATGCTGCATGAGATGGTGAATTTCAGTTACCGTGAGGTAGGTAAGGCCATACGTAGGGAGACTATGGGTATGTTGGAGTGGTTGGCTAAGGTAATGGGTAAACTGCAGTCTTTTCTACAAACACCGTTAGGCCAGTGGTTCGCCCGTACCGCACTTAAGGTAACGGTACTTGTTGCTGCCTTCGGTGCTTTGATACTATCTGCCGCTATACTCAGGTGGTCATTATTCGGTACAGCCGCCATGATGACCCGTAGTACGCAGGCTACGGTAATGCAAACATTGGCCACTAAAGGACTAACCGCCGCCTGGGCGAAGTTGGGTTGGGTGTTTATTAAGAGTATCCCTAAAATGATCGCAGCGGTAGCCCCGTTAGCGGCAGTTGCCGCCGGTATATATGCGGTTTACCGTGGTGTTAAGGAGTTTGATACTTTCTATGAGAATAGTGCCCTGTTACAACCTCGTACAGGGTTTATGGGTTTTTTACAGAAACTCGGGGGTGCTGTACGCTGGATGATGATGCTTTTCAGAGGGTTCGAGGTAAGTAGTAAAGGAGTGTTCGATATTGACGGTAAGATGTACCGGGCTATGGTCAGGTTAGGCATGGGTGATTGGGCACGTAATATGGCCATGTGGGTAGGCAGGCTCATATATGCATGGCGTGGTTTTAAGACGGGGGTACGTGATGCTGTCGGGTATTTTATAGGACTTATTGAGAATCTGCTTAATAAACTCGGGTTATTCCAATGGTGGTCTACGAAGGCTTCGGGTACATTAGAGGCGTGGGCATTGGTAGGTCGTAAGGTAGGCATCATACTCGGTGCTGTTTTAGGCGGTTTACTTGTATACATGGGGTTCATGATAGCGCGCACTGTTATGCTGGCAGCGGTGACACTCGTACAGGCCGGGGCGATGTTCCTGGCGTATTGGCCGATATATGTGGTAATAGGTTTGATAGTGGCAGCACTTATAACCTGGTGGACATGGAGTGACCGTACTACAAAGAAGATGACCGCACAGTGGGGTAATATGAACACAGTTGCTCAGGAATACTTCGGGGGCATGGAGAATATGGATATGGCGGGATTAGGTACTACCATGGGAACACATCTTGTGCAAGGGTTTAGTGATGCCATACAGTCATGGGATGTAGCTGAGGAACTGCGTATGATGGTGCGTAACGCATGGCGTGGGTTTTTAGGGTTCGATACTACAGGCCAGCACGGATACTGGGAATATCAGTGGATGGGGCTGAAAAATAGAGTATTCCCGTATATAGGGGGAATTATTAAGAATGATGCTAAGGCCATGGCAGGTGCGGGCTTAAGTGTTATGAACGCGGCTATGACTGCCGTTACCCCTTGGACGATGTTAGATACGCCCGAGAAAAGGGCTGAGGCTGCAAGAAAGGAAGCAGCGGCCCGTAAGTTCAACGGCCCGGGTGTTCCGTCAATACCTGTGGATTCTATGGTAGCACAGAGGCGTGATGTACTAAGTAGGTACAACGACATAATACCAACGCAGCGGGGTGATACCGTAGTGAATGTGTATCTTGACGGGCAGGAAATAGCTAAAAAGGTAGCCGTGGAGAGTATGGAACAGTACCAGTGGATGTTAGGTACACGACACTCCGAATAATACATTAATTTTGTCAGTATGCAGAAACTGGTTAACAAGGGGCTTAATACTACTTATGGTAAAATATACCTGATGGAAGCGGGTGTTGCGCCCGAACAGGCAGGTGTGTTAGAAGCCCAGTTCGTACCTCAGACGCTCAGTGACCCGCGTACTGCCGATATAGCTGCTTTGAAAGTTATAGGTAGGAACAATCCCCGTTACCAGCATACAGGGGGTGAGGATTCATTAACGCTTAACCTGGACTTTGTGGCTGATGAGGGTTCACACCGTTCCGTACTTGCTAAGATAAATTGGTTAAAGGCTTTTACATATAATGATGGCGGTAACCGTCCGGCACGCAGGCTGATATTGGCATGGGGTAATATGTATGATAAGCACCGCTGGATAGTAAAGTCTGTTACCCCCACCAAAGAATTGTTTAATCATGAGTTCGGTATGCTACCTGACAGGGCAACGGTTGAGGTGCAGCTACTCTTGGACACTGATTTCAATTGGGGGTGGGATGATGTAGCTCCCTACACCGAGCTTGGGGAGCAGGATGGTAACGACCCGCTGAGACTTGGGCCTGCCTACGAAGGACCTGCCGAAGATCAGGCATGGCGCAACATAACAAACGACAATAATTTTGAATCCATATTACGTAGATTAGTACAAAGGTTACGCTTATAATGGCTGATATAGTTACATTGAGTATAGACAATCTGT
This window encodes:
- a CDS encoding phage tail protein, translated to MANVSNAQKSFNWLIEVNGLNSFLAQKCNVPLPEIGAVSHGDTNYDVKTAGRIALEDMVLEKLVPAPGGDSWAMTWLQTARNMATGGGALPLNYKATVVVRELSDDGVTILRSFVYTGAWVRKVEHSGLDRTSEDNVIETVTISVDRVTQI